The Sabethes cyaneus chromosome 1, idSabCyanKW18_F2, whole genome shotgun sequence DNA segment tttatgagcgatatcgcactttggatggtacaattttccttgcaattgacaatatttaattcaaatttcatctccgatttcaaatctaatttatgtCTCATTCCATATCTtaagtcgaatttaattttaagtctaattttatctCTAATTCCATGTTCAATTGTAAATCCAAATTTAGAGATTTAGTCCACTTTCAACTGCAtttaagagtttaatttaatttcaatttaaatactGAGCTCAAGTCTAATATcaagtaccgtaaaacggggtaacattgacgAGCTCAAGAAAGTTGCCAGAAGTTTTATGAGAATAGTCTAACTGATCAattttaccccgttttacggtacaaCTTCAAATCCGATTGAAGCCCAATTTCATGTCCTAATTTCAATTCttagttaattcaaattttaacttcaagtttgagttcaatttaaaatccaTTTCCAGCATTCTAGAcccaatttcaaattaaactttaaattgaAGTCCGAATTTAAATCCACATTCTAAGCAAAtgccaagtccaattttatgttcaGTTACTAATCAAAACCACTGGTTTTGCGCACTTTTCCACCTTCTctataaaatgtaaaaaatctcgTAACCGGACTCGGCAGTTTAAAGTTTTTAATCTACTTGCCAAGCATTTTACGATAAGAAAATTAAGTGTGTGTACTTGATTTTTCCAAGCCAGAACATGTTTGGGCACACCAGTGTGTACAAATCTTTGGGCTGCTATTTTTATTGCACACGCTACTGCGCAATTTTGAACCATTCTAATGCAGTACGCTGGCCCCCTTGTGGACTGCAAATTGCGCATGTACCTGAGAACGAACTTCTTTCCCTATTGCTTTTAGTTTCATTTTGCATTTGAATTCATTCGCACGTGCCGGGTTCTGGTCGCAGTTTGCGCTACTGCAATGAAGACATCTGCCCTAAGTCtttaattttccattttgcgAATCAATCGATGTTCACAGGAGGTTGTTTGCCAGTGAGCTTTGTGTAGGATCTCGCTTTTCGGTGCTCATGTTTTCGTGACACGACGCGGTCTAAAAATAAATAACCACAACGCGGTCTTGGATCAATGCAAGTTTTCCTCGTCACCAAGAAGTCGGTACCTTATACTGTAAAGTGTGTTGTTATGTGGATCGATATTGTCACCGTAGGTTGTCGTAGTCGACCATGCTAATAGATATGTGTTAATTTTCCTGCTTGGTCATCCGTGAGGCACATATATaagcttaaccctctaacgggcaacatcgtaaaaacgatgcaatcaagctaatgactattttatcatgagagtacactcaaaagaaccttaagttctgattttcatgcaaaaataattatctggaggagcgctaggttacaaaaagtccaatttctctttttcgtttttcacgtctaacgctctacccagatattttttcaattcaaatacattacaaaattgaaataaagcatgaaatttactcatagaaaaattttaaggtcaatcattttgttctagatatcctttttctccaaaagtaaaaaagggaatattcgcgcattaattattttcgaaatttattggaatttttgtttttgaaagattataacttttgaatgcatagtcagaatgttgtgatattaatatcaaaatgtcaagaaatctattctgaacacattttgcgtattgtcaattcaaaacaaagttcgtatgcaactctggagcaccaaaagcgaaggccgtctacagacggccttacccgttagagggttaaaaccaACCTGCTTTGCAAGCTGACAAGTGATTGTTATAGTTATCAGCTCGAGAGATAAGGCTGATGTATGCATCATTTCCAACGTGAGTGAAATGAGTCAGAAGTAAACACGAACACAAATAATACCAAAAGAACCGCCTGCAAATACGATTTTAGTGAAGAATATTTCCTTAATTTTCTCCATGCCGATGTCTGATGTCTGATTTTCCTCATCAATCGGTGATGTGTTTGAGAAGCATCTGTTTTTCGCAGCTTGAGTAGGTAGGTACTGTATAAATAAACCAACAGTCTAGTTCATAAAACAGTCATTTCACCACCACTGCTGAGGACGATGGCAGAGTATAGAATAACAGTTGGACTAAATGCTCGCGTGTTTATTTTCTTGAGTCCAACCCTTTCTTCGAAAACTTGAAATGAAACATAGCGCGCCGTGAATGAGGCGGCATGATAAAATGTAACAGTTTCAGTAAACATTGCCAACCACCGGTTTCGGAAGGGCAGGTGCGACAATGGTGACCATGCGTGACTAAGAAATGTGGAAAAGATCAATAGCACGCTTTAATggttttaagttttaaggagtGTTCGCGTAATCGTGAGACAAGAGACAAATAAGTTTTAGTCATAACAAAAGACGCTCTTTGCATGCGATATGAATTTTGAAGATCGTGACAGAAACCATTTGTATTTATATGATCCGCAACGGTTCATCAACTGAAAAGCATGAATAAGCATTGTGCCAAACGTAGCTGTGTTTCTGTGCTTCAATTTTTTGCTGTACTTATATGATGGCTAGGTTCCATCAAGCCTCGTATATCACGTATCGTGTCAATCATTCATAGATGTAATTAGTGtcatttttgaaaaatagtgCCTTTCATCATTTTTAGGGTCTGCTGTACATACATGATTCTATGCTAAACCATGAGGAGCAGTACTCATTGTCGTAATAAATTTGAATGGGATGTTGGCTTTaggatgaaaatattttgtacaATCAGCAGGTATCCGCATTCAACTCATAATTATTTCGTGTAGCCAAACCAGTCGTTTGTCCAAAATGTTGGAGATTTTTAAAGAAATGTGTAACAATTTTTAGTTGAGATTGTTGTTTTTCGTTTCCCATTTCCCATTTCCCATCCCCACCTTCGTTTAGAATATGCACTGGTTTAAATCGAGTCTGTTTACGTACCTACAACTTTGTAATCAGACTTACATGCTATATCACTGTTTCCAGCATTTCCTGCGAGACGTTGTAAACATTTATTCACTCCACATAATGGTGCATGTATACTAGTATACGAAGAACCAACTAAAACACTGAGTGATGAGAAAAAATAACGTAAATAATCGGCTCAATCGCGAAATCTTTCCAGTGATGCAGGTCTAAATACAATCTTAAAGCTGTCTACCGAGAACTTGAAGCACAGAGTGTGCGCATGAAGTACAATGGTTTCTTTCAAAATGACGACAGAACGTTCACTTTGGCATGGTTTGGTAATTTTATTCTCTCTGGACATGGGTTTTGTCTGGACAATGTTATTCTTTTTATGGAAATGCAAAAAGTAACGTAGATCGGAtgaatcatatttaatactATTCTAATTATGACACACCTTTGACGTAAACAACCAGAACACTTTATTACATAAAATCTAGTAtggtgaccaaatccaagatggccaccaaCAAAATAttcacttcatttgaaagccctaaTGTGTCCCGTTTACAGAACCATGggatttgtaatttgtttcgtAACAAATTTAGGTAATACCACATGATAAAGATGTCAAGATTTGCTATCAAAAACAACTATTTTGAAAACTTCCCGACCCCTTGACGAccgggggtccactgtttcgcgGTGTTCAAGGGTGAAGGTCAATGAactgctgagctgatccttatTGCCTCACTGCGCGGTCACCAATCTCGTTTATCTCGATTCCGCATCAGTGTCCAGGCAACCagaataataaaactttgttctgGCGGTTTCCCTAAAATTGTGCCACACTCCTAAACTAGTTTGGATGCACGTTTAGTGAACTTGAGAGGCTGCCAGTAGTGCAGCCGGGCTGTCCGTAAAGATACTTTTGTTTTAGACATATCTTGGCGCAGTTGTATATTACACATATTCCAAGTCTGTAGACTTCGGAACCTGTGCAAGCCCCGATTTTTCATCCAACTGTAAAGAAGAAACAGATGATACCGAATGGAAGAACGAGCCTTCCATTGTtccatatacagtggacccccgttcgtttgaacgattcctcatgcacttacttacttactcataCTTTTTGATTTGAACAAATGaccaccctaaatatgctgaaactcgtatgaactggccgccctgctctttgttattgttttgacggtttgatttagttggcagttgcaagcagcgaatatttcattcttagatcggatttctatcataatcgttaggaaaacggaatgtgaaacagaataaacacgcttggtcagtacaaacaaatcgtttgtatgtgcattgtgtgcataagcaaatgatgccatattgaaaatgacatttgaaccatttttaatttgcaggtcgtgcaaaccaacggggttcaaattaaaaagtgttcagattaaaaacggtcaaacgaacgggggtccacggtagtgtGCTCGGTCTGAATTACAGTaccaccccgctaatccgacaaattcaaggccggattaacgaattttaactcgataatccgacagtcaaactaaCGTCAGTGGGATTTGAAATGTCGTGTTGTTTACATCCAGACAAAAACAACTCTGGAAATTTCCGAAATAATTGTCGCAAATAcgcaataaatttgtgttgTACTAAGAAATACTCAATTTATTCCTTAAAATACTTTTGAATTCTTGTTTAGTTTAGAAATAAGCGCAAGAATCTTTTGAGAAGAGTGATGAAAAATGGAGCTCCTGGCAAAATTGAACGCAGTTATAAGGAGCACCATTTACCCTTTTCCATTTATATGAGTAACATCTTGACCCAAATGAAAACCCCCATTGAAGGCAGAGTATGGTTGAATGAAGTACAATGCTTTTtgattcggaattttccggattagcgagatccggactatcgagtcgtcggattagcgggggggtACTGTACACTATAATGGAATATCCATGTTAGGCCAGTCGCAGATTGTCGTTCCAAGGATGATAGTTTGAACTCCCTTAGGTACGCGAAGGTGACCAATTTGGTCTCCTTCAAGTATACGACACCTTTTAAGCCTTAGTGCACCGAGTTCAGCTTTTTTCTACATATGAAGATGCGAAGGCAGCAAGTACAACATTTCCTTCATGGCTGCACTTGGTGTTGTGCGCATGGCGCTGATCACTGACAGACATGCCAGGTGTTGGACTTTTTTTAGCTTGGCCTGCGCTGTCACTCCGCCCACCGATGGTCACCATACTAGAGCGGTATAGGTTAGCCTAGACCatgtaacgtatgcattaaaaaaatggacttttttcagATGGtgataaaacaaaactaaaacaGCTAATTGAGCTTAGCGgcaagaagctccaaaggatgctaaagaggaagaccgagggaaaagtgCCTACATCGCCGCGTGCGCTTTGCCGAGAGGCcggtgcaaccggccaaacagtgaaaaagtacctagTAAACATAgacatacatgtcaggaagcaGCAGCTCCGTACACCggtctcggagctgcaggcaaagacgcagcggcagcggctgaataagatggtcaagagaattttcctggtgaatcgcgacgtggcggtgAAAATGGACGACGAGAGCTATCTTACCCTGGATGTCAACGACTGGCAGgacacttcgtattttacttcccctacgaaggaagtgagctccgaggtgaagttcattcCATACATCAACTTTCCCAAGAAGatgctgctgtggctgacaaaCAGCGAGAAGGGGATGCCAAAGCAGCTTttctttcgctccggactggTCGTGAACGGGGAAATTTTTAGTACGAAGTGGCTACCAGAAGTTTATCAAGAAATGCCATAAGGGCAAAGACGCGATGTTCAggccggatctggcgtcggcccactactTGAAGCGATCACCGGAGGAGATGGAGCAgctgaatatcgaagtcggcgaacccccccaacgtcccccagctgcgtcccatcgagaatttctgggcaaacctgtagcgtaagatctactccaacaattttgtcgcgagAACTGAGGAGAAAtggataaataaaacgaagaaagaactcgAAAACATGCCAACACGCATGTTTTCAtccgccatggcgaatgttATGTTCAATTGCCGGAAGGGAGCTCGCAAGGTCATAGATTACcatccatgggaaatttatcaaacttaattagctgtcttagttttgtTATCACCATTcgaaaaaaagtccattttttttaatgcatacgttaataGTAGTGTATAATCAAAGTGCTGGTTAAGGCTGCAATCTTCAGGTTTTGCCAAACTGTGAATTGCATGCCCAGATGGCCGAAGTTGCTCTCTTAACAGCACATAGACTGTGagcacccaggtaaccaataagcatttccaatgcaatttaaatgcaagccaataagcatttaagtggccttaaatgctacttaaattcTATTTTGGCAatatatgcggctactttactgctagcactCATATAGTgttagttaccgacaagaagaatttaaatagaattgtggatgccaatttacaacagttctgCAGTCAAaatgctgataaacaacaacctgcagtataaaacgccagggatgctaataaacgattgatttactgcttatactaatgcggCGTCtatggcgttttatactgcaggttgttgtttatcagctttttgactgcataactgctgtaaattggcatccacagttccatttaaattcttcttgttggaaactagctgcaaataagcattgtcagcactataagagagctagcagtaaagtagccgcatattttgccaaaatagcatttatgaagcatttaaggcaacttaaatgcttataggcctgcttttaaattgcattggaaatgcttattcgTTACCTGGGATCTTTTAATCTCTGCAATCGTAATTGCCGTATCTCCCAATGTGATTTCCGTTCTTGACAGCATTACTTGAACCCAGCTCATTGTCAACTGGTCAATTCCTTTCTTAAGGAGAGTTGTACTAATTGAAGCAAAGGTCGTGttgtcgaaagcgccttcaatgtcTAGAAAAGCACGCCTGCCAACTCTTGATAGTGAAGCGACTTTTCAATCAGCGTCACTAGGCAACAAAGTgaggtttccgtagatttactcCGTTGGGAAGCATGTTGATTGCCATTCAGAAAGGAGTTTTTTAGGAACTTATTACGGATTGgattatccgtgattttttccatcaactACAGAAGCGGTGACGTGAGACCTTTTTTGATTTGGGCTGGTTACCATATCTCTCATCCAGTATTCGATTCATTTGATGCCCTGTTGCTCCCACCTATTTACTATAGATATACAAGAGAATTACAAAACAATCAGCGACTCATGCTTTGATAATGTATTAACTCAAGGCATAggtgaaaaacgatttttttggaaatctgGCTTATTTACTTTACATCATTGGCgatggtccgttatcgatcctgcgccgaacaaatttatgatcctCTAGTACTGTCTATAGTTTCTACtggaaatagttttggctactttttcATCGGGTATTCGGACcccgtgcccagcccaccgcagacTGCCACATTGTATTAACTTCACTTTATCTTTGCATATTtatatacttgatacagctcagggttcatgcgcctgcgccacactccgtttttcattttgccaccaagtattgacCGAAGAATTTTTCGCTCGAAAACCCCATGCACTCGTcggtcagcttcctttagcgtcgatcacctttattcttgtttacggccgtatTCTGCATTCGTATGAATAGattgtttcgaacgaatcgggaagcactattctcatattcgaatgaatAAAGGAAAGGGGTATTCGGATGTTCGAACCgaatcgaacgaaaacaagaatacgaaccGCCTTAATTTTCGAACGAATATCATTCGAATGAAAACAGATGATTCATATCCGTACAGAGCCACAGAGCGGATTAGTGTTCTTTAGAacgccagttttgtgcaaatttgcaaactatGGAATTTCAGCTTTATATAAATTCctcaactacttcatatcgttttgcatccagctccacctcggcatCAGCACCGTTTGGACCACGTTccttgccagcaaccatgtacttcttTTTGACTCGTTGCTTCGCATttaaaaggcctcttccactgaggtctcacccgctattctgacgcttgattttgatcaGTGTAATTAGTTTTGTCTAGAAACAATGTTCCAGCATTGTGTGCCACAGctgatttcgtttgactgaaacttacgccgccttgaagtccacaaacagatgataaatctgcaagttgtactcccgtcaCAAAAACCAagttggtactcgccgacaaagcactccgctaacggtctcaaaCTACAGGATCCACCTCttcgcgtgcttaatggcggcactttgtcgcgatccgtacagattatgacaaacctcatgtcagatcatgttcattgcatgattacgttgagaaatataacagatacagacgattggttttgtgcatcgtatgaatcgcaatacaaacaacatgtgtgaccttttttctcgcagctaggcaagaggtaacactgtgatcgattGCTGAATcagtttagagaacaaaatcatgTGATCAaggctaaagattcactgtttgtcatgatctgtacggatcgtgatctctgcgtgtggcgataactcacagattttatcaaaattactgatcttccatccctgcacAGAACAAATTTGGAGTGCATCAAAACTATAAGCTTTCATTTTGATCATCGTAAGTACGGACAAAAATATTCGCTTTTGGCAGCACAAAGCTCAAAACACGACGAAATGCTAATCATTTTTAGCATGTGATATGAAAACTTATGTAACCtacacaaaaaaaagtttggttTTTGTCGTGCGacaaatattaaataatttGACCAACGAAGTTTGTTATGAACAAAATAAAATCGCTGCCGATAGCCGACTCTAATGTACCTTGAACCGAATAAATCTTCAGAGATCTGTAGCTGAGCTATGCCTTCATGGCGGGCTACTATTACTGTAGGCTTTTGGTATTTTTCATACGCTCTTTACCTTGATCTTTTACTTCTTTTTACCTATTGTATGTCTTCTGTACTACAACGGCTTCAGCTCAGTTTATTCGGGTCTCGCTAAGAAATAAAAACTAGCAAACACAAAAGTTCCCACAATTATCACTCATCCATATAGCTGTTTCACATAGACGCTTCTTACCCTGatataatatttattttaattttcagaCGTCCACTCCCGTGCGGTGCGGTGCAAATCAGCGTGCGGTAAATCCTCTGCTGGAAGTGTTTTGAGTAGTGACCGATGATGTGCACGTCGAACTTGATCGTGAGGAAAATCAACACTTTTCTGTGTTTGTTAGGATAAATTTACGAACGATTCCACGCTTCAACGTAACCGACAGTCCCGTTTATTCAACCCATGGCATCATCAATGTGTACATACCTAACATAAAACAATGAGCAGGGTAAGTAGATTATCTTTCTAGAGAAGAATTAATTGGGCGCTTGTAGGCATTAGCTATGAAAGCAAAATtcgattttctgtttttcttattttgaatAGGGTATATTAACCAGTACCAGACCCTCTAGTGCTTGAGTTATTTTCACATTCATTGAAACGTACGTCGAATAAATATTGTATGTAATGCAGACCAAATTCCAAACTAATTGCACTTGcattttcatttgatttataaataaattttgttGCGAATCTTTAtattttagatatttttcaTTGTTTATCATTTTGTTATGGATACCAGGAGTTTATAATATTAtagagcagttccacgtgaaataggtaaatgacaaaatttgaacctttctgatttagatgaaactttacaagcgtgtttgataggaggaaatatgcaccttccacaggttttggcgccattttgattgaagactcatttttaaaaagggcgtatttattttcatgtgtattatgtttgaaagattttatctgaaaaattatcgattttccaaaaattatgtctaagcAAATGTTGTAtaaaattgatttctgaacatgaaaaaaatatgcactaTATGGACAATTACAAATTTAAAGTCAAACTATACCTAAGTCGTTTAATAAATTTCTTTTACCCTCGTAGGTTGTTGAATGTATCAAATGTTTCTGCGGCTGCAACGAACTTTCCAAAGATCGAATCAAAGAGCTTCTCTGTAAGAAAATCCATGGATTTCTCAACGACAACGAGGCGGTGACGATGTTCAAAAAGTTTATTCCCAGCGATTCACGCACTCACAAGCATATCGATATAGTCGCTCGGGCTAAATTATACCAGCAGGCGGAAATTGACACGGACTCGGATGATTGGGAAGAGTTTGTGGAAGATCTGGAAGAACAGTTTGAAGACGAATTGAAGGAAAGCTCAGAGACCAACGCTGTGCTCGAAAAGATAATTTTCTATTACAGTAAAAAGATTGAGACGTCCACTGATTATCAAAACTATACCGATAACTTGAAGCAAAAGTATAAGAAAATTCGTTCACCGAGAAGTAGGTAATCGGTAGGTCAGAAAATGCCTTAGTGGTTCAGAACGCACAAACATAAGTTTATTTAAACTGTATGCCTcgtttgttatacaatatttaATGTAtcttattaaattataataaatatgtttaATACCACAAACACGTATTTCATTACGTCTTATATCGTTCCAAATTCTAAAAAGTGGACTTTGGCAATTTTGAATCGATTTGAATGAAACCAGTGGTATTTGATTCGTACAATTAGTTTTGAAAAGATAGACCATTGGACCATCAAATGACAAATAGTTCCCGGGAAATTGTAATTCCGGAGCGGTGTCCGCTAAAAGGGGGGAACTTTAacagtacccccatactgatggaTCCCTCGTTGCTGGGCCCTACAGAGACTATACAAAGGCGACGAGGCaatcaaaaaccgctaaattttgaatcaaaacggagagtaccatcacaaataaaggtaactccatatataaaaatggatttctgtctgtctgtcgggatgttccttatagaatcgaaaactactaaaccgatcggcgtgaaaatttgcatgtaggggtttttggggccggggaaggttcttatgatagttagagctcccatacaaataaaacacaaatttctgcataactagaaaactaatcaagccaacCAAATATGGCGtatgggtgtttttagaggcaagaattttttctatggtgaattgagatccctcccctctttaggaaagGAATTATAACCTTTCTCCCCTTAAAGAGAGGGGGCTGTCAtgcaaatgaaagacaaatttcctgatcacttgagaactaatcaagcaaatggaaccaactctGGTATGTGGGTCTGTTAAGggccagaaattttttctatggtgaattatgacctctTCCCCTTTTAACAGGGGCTCTGTAACCTTTGGCtacatattttatataaaattagaTCTGCCAATTTAAAATGCTTATTTCAATCTGCTCATAATTCCCAATCCAAATTTCCCAGGTCCATCTCTGAGCAAGCTGTCGACTGTTTGAATGATAGCGCTCCAAACTTTCGGGTGGACCGGTCACTCACACGGGAATGCTTGTTCGGCCATATCTAAAACGACCTGAGTAAGCTGTCTACTGAGTGGATGATATCCTTCCAAGTCTGTCGCTTTGCGATGGGAAAGCTCTCTCTGGCATAACTAAACAGGTATGAGCCAGCTGTCAACGAGGTGAGCGATATCGCTTCAAGTCTGTCGCATCGCGACCGGGACGGACGCCGGGTCGCTCACGGCGAAAAGCTTTCTCAATAATCGTCGAGAGAATCGGTGATGCGATCGACTGAGTGAGTTATATCCCTTCACGTCTGGGGTCTCACGTCTGGGACGGAGGGGCAATTCTCTCGGGAAGGCCTTTTCTAATACAATCGGAAGATTCCTCTGCAAGTGTGATAACCCTCCACGTCCATTAGACGGAGGGATCCCCCCTACAGGGTTGCTCACAAataccattaaaaatatttacaaccaacccggtcaacactgaatgtaacacaatgttgctgttatgtaacacagaaacaacattgtaatgtaacaaagttatcgaaatttgacgtaacatttaaataaaaaaatggtagcattgttacgttaaaagctaacctgtaggttatgtaacaataacattaagtttgttacattacaaacttaatgttcttgtaacataacctacaggtaacattttaacgtaacaatgctaccattttttcatttaaatgttacgtcaaattttgataaaagttgtaatgttacacatttaatgttattgctacataacctacaggtaacattttaatgtaacaatgctaccatttttttatttaaatgttacgtcaaattttgataactttgtaacattacaatgttacttctgtgttactaaacagcaacattgtgttactttcagtgttgaacaccgtgtgttcaccacagaggtgctggacaaaatagactgcaaaccccccttattaagctagcgacatgggttgggttatttttagacaccaacttccttcgtctactgtagaaccaccgaccgagaagtttaatctaactttgtttttactggcgggacgacgacactatgcagggccttgcgacttacaaggcactgcgtgtgacgtttgatacttaccaaatgaaactggtactggtatatcgatacttgtcaaactgtaccaaaatctgcaaaaataacggaatatttaaagtttccaccactataggtactaccacaactactcgagcatctaccctacatgaattaaaaggaatcgaataatattgtaccttgcagaaattttacgagtccaacgcaaatacgttttttaataataattacccTATACCtactaaatacactgaaactatgcttgtcaagcaaggaggggtgcagtggggaggcaataacgaccaactgatggtttaaattgctaaattgcaaatatctgtggtaaacgcagaaaataacctcgctaataattttcgcgtgagactctaaataggtggaaactacGCAATAAATTATTTGGAATCTAACTGTACTTTTTATTTGTCGATTATTTAAGGAACAAAGATTGGTGACGGAGGCCtgaatatatgtaaagtctCGAAAATACTAGGTGAATTGACTATGTAGCTGCTAGTAAATGCGCTTGCAAGCTAATCGTAAACTGCGTGAGTTTATGATCAGCTTTTAAGTGCACTTGCTAGCAGTACATTCTGGTGGCAAATATTATTGAGGTGTCACagttaagtattttttgtgacattacaaaaacatttatattgttacgtaacagaaataataggattgttacataacaatggcaataatgtaacgtaacgttacattgctttaatgttattgcaaagttacataaac contains these protein-coding regions:
- the LOC128743222 gene encoding uncharacterized protein LOC128743222 — its product is MSRVVECIKCFCGCNELSKDRIKELLCKKIHGFLNDNEAVTMFKKFIPSDSRTHKHIDIVARAKLYQQAEIDTDSDDWEEFVEDLEEQFEDELKESSETNAVLEKIIFYYSKKIETSTDYQNYTDNLKQKYKKIRSPRSR